The Gemmatimonadaceae bacterium genome contains the following window.
GCCGCCGCCATCGTCGTCGTGCCCCAGGTGTGGTTGAGGCGCACGGTGAAGAAGTGCGTCTCCTCCGCCAGGTTGCCGTACCAGATGATCAGGAACTGCGAGAAGGTCAGGTAGCCCCAGAACGCGGTGAACGCGAAGCCGAGCTTGCCGAGGTCGTGATAGTGCTTGTCCGTCACGAGCTCCGGCAGTTCCGGGAACTGGCCCTTCCACCAACGCACCAGCACGGCCAGCATCATCAGCGACACCAGCCAGCCGCCCATGAAGACCTGCCAGCCGTACATCGTGCTGAAGAAGTGGTAGTCCAGCGACATCGAGTGGTCCCAGGCGAGCACGCACCAGCCGAAGCCGAAGACCATCGCCATGATGACGGCGAGCTTGCCCTGCAGCGAGTGGGTGCTGTGCAGCTCACGCCGCTCCTCGCCGAAGCCCTGGCGCATCTTGGCGCGCAGGCCGGCCGCCCAAGAGGCGCCGTATTCCGGCGTGATGCCCACGTCGAGGCGCACCGAGGTCCAGACGTACCAGACCTGCAGCAGCAGCAGGGCGCCGAAGACCACCAGCGAGCGCAGGTAGAAGAAGCCGTGGTTGAAGTACGCCTCCTTCTCCGCGATCAGCCGTCCGGTGCCGACCTCGTTCCACCACGGGTAGATGTGGTCCTTGCCGCCGAAGATGATGATCAGCAGGCCGACGGCCGCGAACGGCAGGAAGGCGACAAACCCCTCCATGAACCGCACGATGCCGCGCGACCAGCGCGCGGTGGTGATGCGCTGCACGGCGACGAACATCACGCCGGCGGAGGCAATCGTCGTGAAGAACAGCCAGTTGACGAGGAATGCCGTCCAGGCGCGCTGCTCGCCGGTGAAGGCGCCGAACGCGAAGAGGGCAAAGCCCAGCGCGGCGAACGCCAGCGAGACCGTCTTGAGCCGCGCCGGCATCGTCTTGCCGCGCAGGACCTCGATGAACTGGTCGCGTGGGGGCGAGTAATGGTGCTGGTGGCTCATCTTAGTGGTCTCCCCCGTGCTCGCCCTCGGCGGCCGCCTTCTCCGGCTTGGCCACCGTGCCCTCGGTGCTCGGCTTCACGGCCGCGGCCGGCATCGTCGGCGCAACCGCGCTCATCGCGCTGAACGAGGACGCCTGCCCCGGGAACAGTGTGCGGTTCGTCGGCACCTGGTAGCGGCCCTGCAGGCCGCGGATGTAGTTGACGACGTCCCAGCGCTCGCGCTCCGGGATGCGGTTGAACGAGGCCATCAGGCCACGCCCGTTACGGAGCATGCCGAAGATGTAGCCATCGCTGCGGGCGGCGGTCGCGGCGCCGTTGATCGGCGGCACGAAGGCAATGCCCGACACCTCGGCGACCTTGCCACGACCATCGCCAAGATCGCCGTGGCAGACGGCGCAGTTCACCTGATAGAGGCGATGCCCGTTGGCGATCGAGCGCGGGTCGGCCGCCACCGGGTTCTCCAGGCGCGACATCGAGTCCACGGCTGCGAAGGACGGCGTGTACGACACCTCCCACTCGGCCAGCGCGACACCCGTGGTCGGCACCGAGCCCTGGGGCATGCCGCGGAAGGCGATGGAATCGCCCTTGGCGGCGTCCATCGAGAACTTCTGCCAGGTGCCCACCGACGGCTGCTGCTGGAAGTCGGTGATCCAGTCCTTGGGGTCGCAGGCCGTCAGGGCCAGCGGCAGGAGCAGCGCCGTAGCGGCGCTGCGAAACGTCAGCTTAGCGCTCACCGCGCACCTCCACCGCGCCGTGCCGGCGCATCACCTGTTCCACCTCGGCCAGCTTGTCGGGCGCGCACTCGCACCAGACGCCGTAGTGGCCCGCGCTGAAGCGCGGATCATAGCCAACGGTATCGACAAGGCGGGGGATGCCCGCCAGGAAGAACATGCCAAACACGGTCGACAGCGCGCCGACCATCACCATCACCTCGAAGCCGAACACCGTGTACGGCAGCCAGGTGGAGATGGCCTTGCCGCCCACGACCAGCGGCCAGTACTCCGAGCCCCAGATGGCGATCCAGTAGCCGAAGCAGACGCCCGAGAGCGCGCCGATGAGCGTGAACTTACGCACGCCGCTCTGCGGCGGGTCGATGGCGTGCTCCAGCTCGTGGCGGGGCGTCGGCGAGTATGCCGTCAGCTTGCCCAGCCCCTTGTGCTTGAGCTCCTCGATGGCCTCGACGGTCGAGTCCAGCTCGTGGAAGACCCCGATCATGCCGATATGCATCTCAGTGCCCTCCCTGCGACGAGTGCGCCTTCTTCATCCGCGGCGGCACGATCTCCTTGATCTCCGCCAGCGCCATGATCGGCAGCTGCTTCACGAACAGCAGGAACCACATGAAGAACCAGCCGAAGGAGCCAATGAGCAGGCCCATGTCCACCCAGGTGGGCACGTAGCTCGACCACTGCCAGGGCTCGACGTCGTGCGACAGCGAGGGCACGACGATCACGAAGCGCTCGAACCACATGCCGAGGTTGATGAAGATCGAGAGCACCCAGAGCCAGATCGGGTTGCGGCGCAGCTTCTGCGAGAACAGCGACAGCGGCAGGATCATGTTGCAGGTCAGCATGATCCAGGCGGCCCACCACCACTGGCCGAACACGCGGTTCCAGAAGTAGTCCTGCTCGTACTTCACGCCGCCGTACCAGGCGATGAAGAACTCGACGAGGTAGGCGCAGCCCACCACCAGCGACGTGAACAGCACCATCTTCGCCGAGGCGTCGAGGTGGTTCAGCGTGATGTAGTGCTTGAGGTTGAACCAGCGGCGCATCGGGATGACGATGGTCCACACCATCGCGAAGCCCGAGAAGATGGCGCCGGCGACGAAGTAGGGCGGGAAGATCGTCGTGTGCCAGCCCGGCACGATGCCCATCGCGAAGTCGAAGGACACCACCGAGTGCACGGAGAGCACCAGCGGCGTCGAGAACGCGGCGAGGAACAGGTAGGCGCGGGCGAAGTGGCGCCACTCGCGCTCGCTGTTGCGCCACCCGAACGAGAGCACCGACAGGATCTGCTTGCGGATCGGGTTCTTCTCCCGGTCACGCAGCACCGCGATGTCGGGGATGAGGCCGACGAAGAGGAAGGTGGTCGAGATCGTCAGGTACGTCGTGATCGCGAACACGTCCCAGACCAGCGGCGACTTGAAGTTCGGCCAGAGCAGGCGCCAGTTCGGATACGGGATCAGCCAGAAGAACTTCCAGGGCCGGCCGATGTGGATGATCGGGAACAGGCCCGCCGTCATCACCGCGAACACCGTCATCGCCTCGGCGGCGCGGTAGATCGTGGTGCGGAAGCCGGCGCGGAAGAGATAGAGGATCGCCGAGATCAGCGTGCCGGCGTGGCCGATACCGACCCAGAACACGAAGGTGATGATGTAGACGCCCCACATCACCGGCGGGTTGTAGCCCGCGACGCCGAGTCCCTGGTGGATCTGGTAGCCCCAGGAGAAGATGCCGAGTCCGAGGCAGCCGACGGCCGTGAGGAGGCCGACCAACCAGGCCCCCGTCGGCTTCAGGACCGACAGGATCTCGGTATCGACCTGCTCGTAGTCCTTGACTGCGGGCAGCTGGATATCGGCGGACGCGATGTTCGGCCGACGCGGTTCGTCGACGGGCTGCGCGAGTGTTGCCATGGTCGCCGCCCCCCTTACGCGTTGGCCGACGCCGCAGGCGCCGGATGGTTGACCTTCTGCAAGTAGACCACCGCCGTGTAGGTGTTGAGCTCCTCGAACACGTGGTAGGCGCGCCGGTCCTTCGCCCACTTGGCCACCGACCAGTTCTCATCGGCCGCATCGCCGAAGATGATCGCGCGCGACGGGCAGGCCTGCGCGCAGGCCACCGTGAACTCATCGGGCTGCAGGTCGCGGCCCTCGAGCGCGGCGCGGTTCTCCGCTTCCTTGATGCGCTGCACGCAGAACGTGCACTTCTCCATCACGCCCTTGTTGCGGACGGTCACGTCCGGGTTGAGCTGCCAGTGCAGCGGCTCCGGGAACGCGTACTGCGTGCGGTTCGGATCGCCGTAGCCGAACCAGTTGTAGTAGCGGACCTTGTACGGGCAGTTGTTCGAGCAGTAGCGCGTGCCGACGCAGCGGTTGTAGACCTGCACGTTGAGGCCGTTCGGCGCGTGGTACGTGGCGTACACCGGGCAGACGGGCTCACACGGCGCGTTGCCGCAGTGCTGGCACATCATCGGGATGAAGCGCGTCTCGAAGTCCGGATGCGCATCGTCGAACTTCACGTCCTTCGGCTCACGGTCCAGCTCGTAGTAGCGCTCGAGGCGGATCCAGGCCATCTCGCGCGAGCGCGTGATGTTGGCGCCGAAGCCCGTGCGGTCGGGCATGATCTGCGCGCCCTGCCACTCCGCGCCCACCGTCGGGATGTTGTTCTCGGCGTAG
Protein-coding sequences here:
- a CDS encoding cytochrome c, whose translation is MSAKLTFRSAATALLLPLALTACDPKDWITDFQQQPSVGTWQKFSMDAAKGDSIAFRGMPQGSVPTTGVALAEWEVSYTPSFAAVDSMSRLENPVAADPRSIANGHRLYQVNCAVCHGDLGDGRGKVAEVSGIAFVPPINGAATAARSDGYIFGMLRNGRGLMASFNRIPERERWDVVNYIRGLQGRYQVPTNRTLFPGQASSFSAMSAVAPTMPAAAVKPSTEGTVAKPEKAAAEGEHGGDH
- the nrfD gene encoding polysulfide reductase NrfD, coding for MATLAQPVDEPRRPNIASADIQLPAVKDYEQVDTEILSVLKPTGAWLVGLLTAVGCLGLGIFSWGYQIHQGLGVAGYNPPVMWGVYIITFVFWVGIGHAGTLISAILYLFRAGFRTTIYRAAEAMTVFAVMTAGLFPIIHIGRPWKFFWLIPYPNWRLLWPNFKSPLVWDVFAITTYLTISTTFLFVGLIPDIAVLRDREKNPIRKQILSVLSFGWRNSEREWRHFARAYLFLAAFSTPLVLSVHSVVSFDFAMGIVPGWHTTIFPPYFVAGAIFSGFAMVWTIVIPMRRWFNLKHYITLNHLDASAKMVLFTSLVVGCAYLVEFFIAWYGGVKYEQDYFWNRVFGQWWWAAWIMLTCNMILPLSLFSQKLRRNPIWLWVLSIFINLGMWFERFVIVVPSLSHDVEPWQWSSYVPTWVDMGLLIGSFGWFFMWFLLFVKQLPIMALAEIKEIVPPRMKKAHSSQGGH
- a CDS encoding DUF3341 domain-containing protein, whose protein sequence is MHIGMIGVFHELDSTVEAIEELKHKGLGKLTAYSPTPRHELEHAIDPPQSGVRKFTLIGALSGVCFGYWIAIWGSEYWPLVVGGKAISTWLPYTVFGFEVMVMVGALSTVFGMFFLAGIPRLVDTVGYDPRFSAGHYGVWCECAPDKLAEVEQVMRRHGAVEVRGER